The following are encoded in a window of Rubellicoccus peritrichatus genomic DNA:
- a CDS encoding GldG family protein, protein MKSGNQCLSLLVAVSLYVLINFIVGNFRFQWDLTASRQHSISNTTREKLRGLESPVTIRYYASVGENTMPYDLRVYGDKVEYFLDILEQEGRGNIEVIRYDPKPGSDAEETANFDSITSNFNRNQGRFYFGLSVSCLDRKVKIPFLHPDREGLLEYDMLQAIDTVTNQNRKTIGILSALPVMGGEYSNERGEGVFPPWLFIKELQRSYDVASYDKDIGALQTVPPDLLIIMHPVGYGEPVMREVDQYIANGGKVIVMLDPYSGAIEMINPSLQREFMSSDFRKLLNAWGVHYNSVEVVADMNLRSEVDRGFGPETLHTVLDIPQRYIHKEDPITAGINILGFPYAGHFWPAPSMAGRIIPLVSTSKVVSTVKSDELFRISREKNETLLKSFEPDGRRRVIVAKLLGELGSAYPETERNFTAEPDASQVILFADADFVFDPFAGETVQLSESEATLKPYNGNLALFSNAVDHLIGEDVLLAARGKGAVRYPLVGLSDIKLDIEGQYDEQRLIIQKQLQDLEDKLVVISKEEQEKDTNQFIENKKVLNQLLAERDKAEDDLVAIERQIDYALQQVKNRYQWANTLTVPLIVLLVGAIIIYRRNSHSRAR, encoded by the coding sequence ATGAAATCCGGAAATCAATGTCTGTCCCTTCTTGTGGCTGTGTCATTGTATGTGCTGATCAACTTTATTGTCGGCAACTTCCGCTTTCAATGGGATTTGACTGCTTCGCGTCAGCATTCGATTTCGAATACAACTAGGGAAAAATTGAGAGGTCTCGAAAGCCCTGTTACAATTCGATACTACGCCAGTGTTGGTGAAAATACGATGCCTTATGATTTGCGGGTCTACGGCGATAAAGTGGAATACTTCCTGGATATACTGGAGCAAGAGGGGCGGGGCAATATCGAGGTCATTCGTTATGATCCGAAGCCCGGGAGTGATGCGGAAGAAACGGCGAACTTTGACAGTATCACCAGTAATTTTAATCGCAACCAGGGGCGCTTTTATTTTGGACTTTCTGTCAGCTGCCTGGATCGAAAAGTTAAGATTCCTTTTTTGCATCCCGACCGTGAGGGCTTACTCGAATATGATATGCTTCAGGCTATTGATACGGTTACGAACCAGAATCGAAAGACCATTGGGATTCTTAGCGCGCTTCCTGTCATGGGTGGCGAGTATTCGAATGAACGCGGAGAAGGGGTGTTCCCACCCTGGTTATTTATCAAGGAGTTGCAACGCAGCTATGATGTTGCGTCATACGACAAGGATATTGGTGCCTTGCAGACAGTCCCGCCAGACTTGTTGATCATTATGCATCCGGTAGGTTATGGTGAACCTGTCATGCGCGAGGTGGACCAGTACATCGCAAATGGTGGAAAGGTCATAGTTATGCTGGATCCCTATTCCGGGGCCATTGAAATGATCAACCCCAGCCTTCAAAGAGAATTCATGAGTTCTGATTTTAGAAAGCTGCTTAACGCCTGGGGTGTTCATTATAATTCCGTTGAAGTGGTTGCTGACATGAATCTCCGCTCCGAGGTTGATCGCGGCTTCGGGCCCGAAACCCTGCATACTGTGCTGGATATTCCCCAGCGATACATTCACAAGGAAGATCCGATTACTGCCGGGATCAATATCCTTGGTTTTCCGTATGCCGGGCATTTCTGGCCTGCGCCTTCCATGGCAGGCCGTATCATTCCGCTGGTGAGTACTTCGAAGGTTGTTTCTACGGTCAAGTCGGATGAGCTGTTTCGCATCAGTAGGGAAAAGAATGAGACGCTATTGAAGTCGTTTGAGCCGGATGGGCGCAGGCGGGTGATTGTTGCCAAACTCCTGGGTGAGTTGGGCTCCGCATACCCTGAGACCGAGCGCAACTTCACGGCTGAGCCTGATGCTTCTCAGGTCATACTATTTGCTGATGCTGATTTCGTTTTCGATCCATTCGCTGGTGAAACGGTCCAACTGTCTGAATCGGAGGCGACCCTTAAACCCTACAACGGGAACCTCGCCTTATTCTCCAATGCGGTCGATCATCTTATCGGTGAGGACGTTTTACTGGCTGCTCGCGGTAAGGGGGCGGTTCGTTATCCGCTCGTCGGATTGTCCGATATCAAACTGGATATTGAGGGGCAGTATGACGAACAGCGCCTAATTATCCAAAAGCAACTGCAGGATCTTGAAGACAAGCTTGTCGTGATCTCAAAGGAGGAGCAGGAAAAGGATACGAATCAGTTTATTGAAAACAAGAAGGTGCTCAATCAGCTTTTGGCGGAAAGAGATAAGGCAGAGGACGATCTGGTCGCGATCGAAAGACAAATCGACTACGCGCTGCAGCAGGTGAAAAACCGCTATCAATGGGCGAACACGCTGACGGTGCCATTGATTGTGCTGCTGGTGGGAGCAATCATTATATATCGTAGAAATTCACACTCACGAGCACGATGA
- a CDS encoding ABC transporter permease subunit: MESVPLRSAINRIWVIYKKELLTFVYTPTIYVCFALFVFFANYLNFVLGHFFQRDEASLASSFFSWHPWLYAFFAPAISMRLWSEEYRQKTMELLFTMRFKPWEIVMGKFFSSWTVLLIALLLTVPMIATLYHLGPPDAGPLISGYLGSALLSGALLGVSIAAASFSWNQFISYILGACCCSLLLVLGSVASMDTFIQMLSGFSWVSDWLGAMNFTAHYKHFQRGVIALPAIVYFVSTAVLGLYCAQMLINNKRR; this comes from the coding sequence ATGGAGTCTGTTCCTCTTCGAAGTGCGATCAATCGTATCTGGGTCATCTATAAGAAGGAACTCCTGACTTTTGTCTATACGCCCACGATTTATGTGTGCTTTGCGCTCTTTGTCTTCTTTGCGAATTACCTGAATTTTGTCCTGGGGCATTTTTTCCAGCGAGATGAGGCATCACTTGCCAGTAGTTTTTTTAGTTGGCATCCCTGGTTGTACGCCTTTTTCGCACCTGCCATATCGATGCGTCTATGGTCGGAAGAGTATCGTCAAAAAACGATGGAGTTGCTGTTCACTATGAGATTCAAGCCATGGGAAATCGTAATGGGTAAGTTCTTTTCATCGTGGACTGTGCTGCTCATTGCTTTGCTGCTTACCGTTCCGATGATTGCAACCCTCTATCATCTTGGGCCTCCTGATGCCGGTCCACTGATCTCCGGCTATCTTGGCAGTGCGCTCCTGTCGGGTGCATTGCTAGGTGTTTCTATTGCTGCTGCCAGCTTCTCCTGGAATCAATTCATTTCGTACATTCTTGGCGCTTGCTGCTGCTCTCTGCTGCTTGTCCTTGGATCAGTGGCAAGTATGGATACTTTCATTCAAATGCTTTCGGGTTTCAGCTGGGTGTCTGACTGGCTGGGAGCAATGAACTTTACCGCCCATTACAAACACTTTCAGAGAGGCGTCATCGCTCTGCCTGCAATCGTTTATTTTGTGTCGACTGCAGTCCTTGGGCTCTACTGTGCGCAGATGCTGATCAATAATAAAAGAAGATAA
- a CDS encoding ABC transporter ATP-binding protein, translating to MITFSNVTKRFGQKVAVNDLSFQVGAGEVLALLGPNGAGKSTSMKMLTGYLPVSDGTVSVCGFEMHEKAGSAQSRIGYLPEGTPLYTEATVIEFLRFAAAARDVPAKKQKQAVSRVVDCCGLEEVQYQLIDTLSKGYRQRTCLAQSIIHDPKVLVLDEPTDGLDPNQKQDIQNMICEMGEDKSILLSTHIMEEAEFMSDRILLLSKGQSVAEGTMDELRQKLCNQHRIILKLADVSSSEALDVFQTIPAVAKVEQEESAASELSLTIWVAEDESGSSSLLPELATLCHEKAWRVIGMKVVEASLKDIFAEATRES from the coding sequence GTGATCACGTTTTCAAATGTAACTAAACGCTTTGGACAAAAGGTCGCGGTTAACGACCTTTCTTTTCAGGTTGGAGCCGGAGAGGTTCTTGCGCTTTTAGGTCCGAACGGCGCGGGCAAGTCGACCTCGATGAAGATGCTCACAGGTTATCTTCCTGTCTCTGATGGAACCGTTTCTGTCTGTGGATTTGAAATGCACGAAAAAGCCGGTTCGGCACAATCGCGTATTGGTTATTTGCCCGAAGGAACACCTTTGTACACTGAGGCGACGGTAATTGAATTTTTGCGTTTTGCAGCTGCCGCTCGTGACGTGCCAGCCAAAAAACAAAAGCAGGCAGTATCACGCGTGGTGGATTGTTGCGGTTTGGAGGAGGTTCAGTATCAGTTAATCGATACGTTGTCCAAGGGTTATCGCCAACGCACTTGTCTGGCTCAAAGTATCATTCACGATCCTAAAGTACTGGTTTTGGATGAGCCAACTGATGGATTGGACCCAAATCAAAAGCAGGATATCCAGAACATGATTTGCGAAATGGGTGAGGACAAAAGCATCCTGCTTTCTACCCATATCATGGAAGAGGCAGAGTTTATGTCTGATCGTATTCTGCTTCTCAGCAAAGGTCAATCGGTTGCCGAAGGCACAATGGATGAGCTTAGGCAAAAGCTCTGTAACCAACATAGAATCATTTTGAAACTTGCCGATGTCTCTTCAAGTGAGGCTTTGGATGTTTTTCAAACGATTCCCGCAGTAGCTAAGGTTGAGCAAGAAGAGTCTGCTGCTTCTGAACTTTCATTGACGATCTGGGTTGCCGAAGATGAGTCAGGAAGCTCCAGTCTGCTTCCCGAGCTGGCGACCCTTTGTCATGAGAAAGCCTGGCGCGTGATCGGGATGAAGGTGGTCGAGGCCAGCCTTAAGGACATATTTGCTGAAGCCACACGCGAGTCGTAG
- a CDS encoding AraC family transcriptional regulator produces MSDSVLINLSERPRILWAGSDDYTRIKRTSFQLKDIWCMHYYQYSARITHNDAMLPIRPGSVGICEPYARIAYDEFAGDEREHMAFNFHLPEAYGDFQWRIPLMVSPGDSGLDDVRSRFERVIQLHLSTPQDKPISLNAEVELWALLLAISEEVGAPAETSAVDRQGRRHVRSAMRMIDTHLATDIYAEKIAKHLGISVTHLGRLFNKHAGCPVATFIRRKRLRYAHRQLAYSNEPIQEIAASVGIDDLANFNRFIRSEFGQSPKQIRGRKRDSFLVREID; encoded by the coding sequence ATGAGTGATAGTGTGCTGATCAATTTATCTGAAAGACCTCGAATCCTCTGGGCTGGGAGCGATGACTATACTCGAATAAAGAGAACTTCCTTTCAACTGAAAGACATATGGTGCATGCATTACTATCAATATTCCGCAAGGATAACACATAACGATGCAATGCTGCCAATTCGCCCGGGAAGCGTTGGCATCTGCGAGCCTTATGCCCGAATTGCCTATGATGAATTTGCCGGTGACGAAAGGGAGCACATGGCCTTCAATTTCCACCTGCCAGAGGCCTATGGAGATTTCCAATGGCGCATTCCCTTAATGGTTTCACCTGGAGATAGCGGGCTCGATGATGTACGATCGCGTTTCGAAAGAGTGATTCAATTACACTTGAGCACACCGCAGGATAAGCCGATTTCACTGAATGCAGAGGTCGAGCTCTGGGCCTTATTGCTAGCTATATCTGAAGAAGTTGGAGCCCCGGCCGAGACTAGCGCCGTCGATCGCCAGGGACGAAGGCATGTCCGCAGTGCCATGCGCATGATTGACACTCATCTCGCCACTGACATCTACGCTGAAAAGATCGCAAAGCACCTGGGCATTTCTGTGACGCATCTAGGGAGGCTTTTTAACAAACATGCAGGTTGCCCGGTAGCAACTTTCATTCGCCGGAAACGCTTGAGGTATGCCCACCGCCAATTGGCTTATTCCAACGAACCCATTCAGGAGATCGCTGCCTCCGTCGGGATCGACGACCTTGCAAATTTCAATCGCTTCATCCGCAGTGAATTCGGACAGTCACCCAAGCAGATACGCGGGCGCAAAAGGGACAGCTTTCTTGTGCGCGAGATTGACTAG
- a CDS encoding DUF4340 domain-containing protein — protein sequence MNKRQVFTVLFLSLLAAVAYYIFQERQFVSQEVREDEKLVFPNLRAGEIHTMVVSNRFGTLTFKKQGDDWAIVEKENYLADPVLLNETLSALTNLKIAQKTLVDESQWAQIGVQDPGEAGAIGVGCRVDLYGADGYERGIIIGSLQASDSEASRMFGAEFDGRNFIREKDSNQIYLVGQSLSFFNTIPSNWLMNILSNPYAYKSITYVDEGERVWSLVRGSRAEPYLLYGESDDVGTPLPNLTQTVDYAFASMFIKDVFPADFERNSVDISGDRYFELEALDGFAQRIYIGGKTRMSEQERLSGDGASGVMRKVRTGTYRYAFIEWLSDRIKPSPNEPPYSGRTYLVHGPKMNDLMINHDEMLVFERLSPASNN from the coding sequence ATGAACAAACGGCAGGTATTCACAGTTTTGTTTTTGAGCCTTCTGGCTGCTGTCGCATATTATATCTTTCAGGAGCGGCAGTTTGTCAGCCAGGAGGTCAGGGAGGATGAAAAACTGGTATTTCCAAACCTGCGTGCTGGTGAAATTCACACCATGGTCGTTAGCAATCGATTCGGCACTCTGACGTTTAAAAAGCAAGGTGATGATTGGGCTATTGTGGAGAAGGAAAACTACCTCGCAGACCCGGTGCTCCTGAATGAAACCCTCAGTGCGCTCACTAACCTCAAGATTGCTCAAAAGACTCTCGTGGATGAGTCGCAATGGGCACAAATCGGAGTGCAGGACCCAGGCGAAGCTGGAGCCATCGGAGTTGGCTGTCGAGTTGATCTATATGGTGCAGACGGCTACGAGCGCGGTATCATCATTGGTTCGCTGCAAGCCTCCGATAGTGAAGCGTCCCGTATGTTTGGGGCGGAGTTTGATGGCCGGAATTTTATACGAGAAAAAGATAGCAATCAGATCTACCTTGTTGGTCAGTCATTATCTTTCTTTAATACAATACCTTCTAATTGGCTTATGAATATACTGAGCAATCCCTACGCATACAAAAGCATAACATATGTCGATGAGGGGGAGCGCGTCTGGAGTCTCGTCCGAGGTAGCCGGGCGGAGCCGTATCTTCTTTATGGTGAATCCGATGACGTTGGCACACCTTTACCCAACCTCACTCAGACGGTTGATTACGCCTTCGCTTCAATGTTCATCAAGGATGTCTTTCCGGCGGATTTTGAACGCAATTCAGTCGACATTTCCGGTGACCGTTACTTTGAGCTGGAAGCCTTGGATGGCTTTGCCCAGCGCATATATATTGGTGGGAAAACCAGAATGTCGGAGCAGGAGCGCCTGAGCGGAGATGGTGCCTCCGGAGTGATGCGAAAGGTGCGCACGGGTACCTATCGTTATGCGTTTATTGAATGGTTAAGCGATAGAATAAAACCTTCTCCGAATGAGCCTCCATATTCCGGGCGGACTTATCTTGTTCATGGTCCCAAGATGAATGATCTTATGATTAATCACGATGAGATGCTGGTGTTTGAAAGACTCAGCCCCGCCAGCAACAACTAA